The following coding sequences are from one Nicotiana tomentosiformis chromosome 3, ASM39032v3, whole genome shotgun sequence window:
- the LOC138907414 gene encoding uncharacterized protein: MNGAVKEDNKNIKRILWKIVDFHRQWNEKLPFALLGYRSTMRTSTGATVYMLVYDTEVVIPTEVKMPSLRVIKDAKLDDAEWIRVRQEHLMVIDVKRMDTVCHGQLYQNKMASAFNKRVKPRQFALRQLVLKKIFPHQEEAKGKFAPNWQGLLRSSPSTDGWSSNLGKNK; encoded by the coding sequence atgaatggggCAGTCAAGGAAGACAataagaatatcaagagaatcTTGTGGAAGATAGTGGACTTTCACAGACAATGGAACGAGAAATTACCTTTCGCCTTACTAGGTTATCGAAGcaccatgagaacatccactggGGCAACAGTGTACATGTTGGTATACGACACTGAAGTCGTGATACCTACAGAGGTCAAAATGCCATCTTTAAGGGTCATTAAAGATGCAAAATTAGATGATGCAGAGTGGATACGAGTCAGGCAAGAGCACCTCATGGTCATTGACGTGAAAAGAATGGATACAGTATGCCATGGTCAGTTGTATCAGAACAAgatggccagtgcatttaacaaGAGAGTGAAGCCTCGCCAGTTCGCACTGAGGCAGTTGGTCTTAAAGAAAATCTTCCCCCAccaagaagaagccaaaggaaagttcgcaCCAAACTGGCAAGGTCTTTTACGTAGTTCACCGAGCACTGATgggtggagctctaatcttggcaAAAATAAATAG
- the LOC117280320 gene encoding uncharacterized protein, with protein MHHWDQNGSRHERQRTFGHTGFRSVDTLSLRGWSTKNVKILPYLHCVKEICKKFTKIEFKHVPRIQNEFVDTLTTLSSMIQHPDKNCIDPIEVEIRDQHAYFFHVDEEPDGNPWYHDIKKFLVTREYLENVTNCQKRALKRLATHIFLNGEVLYKRTPDLGLLRCVDTAEATRLLEEIHAGMCRPHMNGFTLARMILRAGYFWMIMESDSILYE; from the coding sequence ATGCATCATTGGGATCAGAATGGGAGTCGACATGAAcgtcaaagaacttttggtcatacGGGATTCCGATCTGTTGATACACTAAGTCTAAGGGGATGGTctaccaagaatgtcaagatacttCCATACCTACACTGCGTGAAGGAGATATGCAAGAAGTTTACAAAGATTGAGTTTAAGCACGTCCCTAGGATTCAGAACGAGTTTGTTGACACCCTTACAACCCTATCATCTATGATtcagcatccagacaagaactGCATTGATCCTATCGAGGTAGAAATCAGGGATCAACATGCATATTTCTTCCATGTGGATGAAGAACCAGATGGTAATCCATGGTATCACGACATCAAGAAATTCCTTGTGACCAGAGAATACCTGGAGAATGTTACTAATTGTCAAAAGCGAGCCCTTAAGAGGCTGGCAACCCACATTTTCCTCAACGGGGAAGTCCTGTACAAGAGGACCCCAGacttaggtttgttgagatgtgtagacaCTGCCGAGGCAACCAGACTATTGGAGGAGATACATGCAGGAATGTGcagaccccacatgaatgggttcACATTAGCTAGGATGATCTTGagagctggatacttttggatgattATGGAAAGCGACAGTATCCTCTATGAATAG